A window of Ignavibacteriales bacterium contains these coding sequences:
- a CDS encoding OmpA family protein produces the protein MKKFLITLALMLIIGMSISHAQAATDSWAFGFGFSYPRFVSVNIQPLNSDYGAFLSLKRNFSEYVGLRLKGSYNHLEGQWTNSSLNVITESTNLITGDLDLLFYLIPCKPVSPYLFAGAGAALRTLNNYATTTLDANETALSFNVGGGVEWSLDSQWKILTEYGYHTMFNSELDGAIVPVPTEVNGRDSYMTINLGLLYYFDKGKPSKLCEPCQGITMEMNHEMKDMTDYNRIEDMIKKHIPKEITKEVVVDRYIKAISEDRLVLIGVNFAFDKSDLLPESYPVLDKAVDLLNDKSGVNVEIEGYCDYIGTVEYNQVLSVDRAKTVKTYLVSKGINENRLTTIGYGKSNPIADNETADGRAMNRRIVFRIIK, from the coding sequence ATGAAAAAATTTTTAATAACTCTTGCATTGATGTTAATAATTGGCATGAGTATTTCTCACGCACAAGCAGCAACAGATAGCTGGGCATTTGGTTTTGGTTTTTCATATCCAAGATTTGTAAGTGTCAATATTCAACCATTAAACTCTGACTACGGCGCATTTCTTTCCTTAAAAAGGAATTTTTCTGAATATGTTGGATTAAGATTGAAAGGCAGTTATAATCACCTTGAAGGACAATGGACCAATTCATCTCTTAACGTGATTACAGAATCAACAAACCTAATAACAGGCGATCTTGATTTACTTTTTTATCTTATTCCATGCAAACCGGTTTCACCTTATTTATTTGCCGGTGCCGGTGCTGCTTTAAGAACGTTAAATAATTATGCAACAACAACTTTAGATGCAAACGAAACTGCCCTCTCTTTCAATGTGGGCGGCGGCGTTGAATGGTCTCTTGATTCACAATGGAAAATCTTGACAGAGTATGGCTATCATACAATGTTCAATTCAGAACTTGATGGTGCTATTGTTCCTGTTCCTACAGAAGTTAACGGACGCGATTCTTACATGACTATTAATCTTGGTCTTCTTTATTATTTCGATAAAGGCAAACCATCTAAGCTGTGCGAACCTTGTCAGGGAATAACCATGGAGATGAATCATGAAATGAAAGACATGACCGACTATAACAGAATTGAAGATATGATTAAGAAGCACATTCCAAAAGAAATTACAAAAGAAGTTGTTGTTGATAGATATATTAAAGCAATTTCAGAAGATAGATTAGTTCTGATCGGTGTAAATTTTGCATTTGATAAATCAGACCTATTACCTGAATCATATCCTGTGCTTGATAAAGCGGTGGATTTATTAAATGATAAATCCGGTGTAAATGTTGAGATTGAAGGATATTGCGATTATATCGGCACAGTGGAATACAACCAAGTACTTTCAGTTGATAGAGCTAAAACAGTAAAAACTTATCTTGTTTCAAAAGGTATAAATGAAAACAGACTTACAACTATCGGTTACGGAAAAAGCAATCCGATCGCCGATAACGAAACAGCAGATGGCAGAGCAATGAACAGAAGAATTGTGTTTAGAATTATTAAATAA
- a CDS encoding MlaD family protein: MKKDTSNKIRLGIFISVGIMVFILGIYFIGERQQLFRSTFRVSGVFKDVAGLQAGNNVRFSGINVGTVENISIVSDTSVIVKILIDESTRKFIKKDAVASIGSEGLMGNKILIISPGSGEKMGIENNDTIETVQPINMDDVLISLKTTIDNTSNITNDLSKITNNIQSGKGTIGRLLMDRTYAQNFDSTFVNLKEGSAGFKILMDKAKSSWLLWGF, translated from the coding sequence ATGAAAAAAGACACAAGTAATAAAATCAGGCTGGGAATATTTATTTCCGTTGGAATAATGGTATTCATTTTAGGAATATATTTTATCGGTGAGAGGCAGCAATTATTCAGAAGTACTTTTCGAGTAAGCGGAGTATTTAAAGATGTTGCCGGGCTCCAGGCAGGAAATAACGTAAGGTTCTCGGGAATAAATGTTGGGACAGTAGAAAATATTAGTATAGTTAGCGATACTTCCGTTATAGTAAAAATACTAATTGATGAAAGCACTCGAAAGTTTATAAAGAAGGATGCGGTTGCAAGTATTGGCTCGGAAGGACTTATGGGGAATAAAATTTTAATTATAAGTCCCGGATCAGGCGAAAAAATGGGAATAGAAAATAACGATACTATCGAAACAGTCCAGCCAATTAATATGGACGATGTTCTGATATCATTAAAAACAACTATTGATAATACATCCAACATCACAAATGATTTGTCTAAGATTACAAACAATATACAATCCGGAAAAGGAACAATAGGAAGACTGTTAATGGATCGAACTTACGCGCAAAATTTCGATTCTACTTTTGTTAATTTGAAAGAAGGCTCAGCCGGGTTTAAAATACTTATGGATAAGGCAAAAAGTAGTTGGCTGCTGTGGGGTTTTTAG
- a CDS encoding ice-binding family protein gives MKTNTKNPTNVLNRWMRFLGAMLTVVLLVPVAAVPQSTPVNLGTAGDFVILAKTGVSTTGTTQITGDIGISPAAASFITGFGLIADASNTFSTSSLVTGRIYAADYTPPTPTKMTTAIGDMETAYTDAAGRTLPDHTEMYTGDVTGQTLTPGLYKWSTGVMVSAGGVTISGNATAVWIFQIAGNLTVGNGAIVTLSGGAKTSNIFWQVAGQVTLGTTADMKGIILCQTQIAMNTGATLNGRALAQTAVTLIANTVSKPVLTSVENDVMPQTFSLDQNYPNPFNPSTKIQYTIGNAGLVSLKVYDVLGHEVVTLVNSNQEAGSYTVPFNTSEAKLNLSSGVYFYRLETGSFVSTKKLILMK, from the coding sequence ATGAAGACCAATACAAAAAATCCAACAAATGTATTAAACAGATGGATGCGCTTCCTCGGAGCGATGCTGACGGTTGTTTTGTTAGTGCCCGTCGCTGCCGTACCTCAATCGACACCAGTGAATCTTGGAACAGCTGGCGATTTTGTGATTCTAGCAAAAACAGGAGTCTCAACCACGGGAACGACTCAAATTACTGGAGATATTGGAATTAGTCCAGCCGCCGCGAGTTTCATAACGGGATTTGGGTTAATCGCGGATGCTTCGAATACATTTTCAACATCATCTTTAGTTACTGGAAGGATATATGCCGCTGACTATACTCCCCCAACTCCAACTAAGATGACTACAGCTATTGGCGACATGGAAACCGCATACACCGATGCTGCTGGACGAACATTGCCTGATCATACTGAAATGTACACCGGGGATGTTACCGGGCAGACCCTCACTCCTGGTCTTTACAAATGGAGTACTGGGGTCATGGTATCTGCTGGCGGTGTCACTATCTCGGGCAACGCAACAGCTGTCTGGATCTTTCAGATAGCGGGGAACCTAACCGTTGGCAACGGAGCCATTGTTACTCTCAGCGGCGGTGCAAAGACTTCCAACATCTTCTGGCAGGTTGCCGGTCAAGTTACTCTTGGAACAACGGCTGACATGAAGGGAATCATATTGTGTCAAACACAGATTGCAATGAATACCGGTGCAACACTCAACGGCAGAGCGCTGGCACAGACCGCAGTTACATTGATCGCCAATACCGTCTCCAAACCGGTGTTGACCTCGGTTGAAAATGATGTAATGCCTCAAACTTTTTCTCTCGACCAAAACTATCCAAACCCATTCAATCCGTCAACAAAGATTCAATACACAATTGGAAATGCCGGTTTGGTCTCCCTCAAGGTGTATGATGTGCTTGGTCATGAAGTTGTTACGCTTGTGAACAGCAATCAGGAAGCCGGAAGTTATACAGTACCATTTAACACGAGCGAAGCAAAACTGAATCTTTCAAGTGGTGTGTATTTCTACCGTTTGGAAACCGGATCCTTCGTCTCGACGAAGAAGTTGATTCTCATGAAGTAG
- a CDS encoding ATP-binding cassette domain-containing protein, with translation MTTIATSVKVENDYKQNDVVVEMEHLKKSFGNNHVLRDINLAINKGENLVILGQSGTGKSVLIKCIVGLVDPDEGKMVILGQNISELNEKELIEIRKKIGFLFQSGALYDSMTARENLEFPLRRQLGSIPKEEMNSMVQEALQNVGLGGEIDMTPSELSGGMRKRLGLARTLILKPEIMLYDEPTTGLDPITSKEISNLILEVQRIYNTSSIIITHDIDCARRTANRIIVIKDGVCVAEGSYSDLESSSDAWVRSFFE, from the coding sequence ATGACAACTATCGCTACATCTGTAAAAGTTGAAAATGATTATAAGCAAAATGATGTTGTTGTTGAGATGGAACATCTTAAGAAATCTTTTGGGAATAATCATGTGCTGCGTGATATTAATTTGGCTATTAATAAAGGAGAAAACCTTGTTATACTTGGCCAATCCGGAACCGGAAAATCAGTACTAATAAAATGTATTGTAGGATTGGTTGATCCTGATGAAGGTAAGATGGTAATACTCGGGCAAAATATTTCAGAACTTAATGAAAAGGAACTAATTGAAATACGCAAAAAGATTGGTTTCCTTTTTCAAAGCGGTGCACTATATGATTCTATGACTGCCAGAGAAAATCTTGAATTCCCGCTACGAAGACAATTAGGTTCCATACCGAAAGAAGAAATGAACTCAATGGTTCAAGAAGCATTACAAAATGTAGGACTTGGTGGAGAAATTGATATGACACCTTCGGAACTTTCCGGCGGTATGCGTAAAAGGTTAGGTTTAGCCCGAACGTTGATCTTAAAACCTGAAATAATGCTTTATGATGAACCTACTACAGGACTGGATCCTATTACATCAAAAGAAATAAGCAACCTTATTCTGGAAGTACAAAGAATATATAATACTTCTTCCATTATTATCACGCACGATATTGATTGTGCCAGGCGTACGGCAAATCGAATTATAGTAATCAAAGATGGAGTATGCGTTGCAGAAGGATCATATTCGGATCTTGAGAGTTCTTCAGATGCATGGGTGAGATCATTTTTTGAATAA
- a CDS encoding response regulator transcription factor has translation MKKIRLLLIEDNRLLRDGILKILKPYKDIVIIAASGDGRNTLLKIQQLKPNVVLLDLGLRSQNSLHVVEIVKKDFPEAKIIVMDLAPVQADILQYVKAGANGFILKDASLNDFLITIRTIADGSTVLPSLLVNSLFSQIVDNAVRDGKSQLKESVRMTKREREVIGLLSEGISNREIGQKIHISTYTVKSHIHNIMEKLALHTRLEIANYSYTDETLKTITKSISMVNN, from the coding sequence ATGAAAAAAATCAGATTGTTACTTATTGAAGATAACCGTCTTCTTCGAGATGGAATCCTAAAGATTCTTAAACCTTATAAGGATATAGTTATAATCGCTGCATCCGGAGACGGTAGGAACACACTTCTCAAAATCCAGCAGTTAAAACCAAATGTGGTTCTTTTGGATTTGGGATTGCGAAGTCAAAATAGTTTACATGTTGTGGAAATAGTGAAAAAAGATTTCCCGGAAGCAAAAATCATTGTTATGGACCTTGCACCTGTACAAGCCGATATCTTACAGTATGTAAAAGCAGGTGCCAACGGCTTCATCCTTAAAGATGCATCGCTTAATGATTTTTTAATCACGATACGAACAATAGCTGATGGGTCAACTGTTCTTCCATCTCTCTTAGTTAATTCCCTTTTTTCTCAGATTGTTGATAACGCGGTAAGAGATGGTAAATCCCAACTGAAAGAATCAGTACGGATGACAAAGCGGGAACGGGAGGTTATCGGGTTACTTAGTGAAGGAATAAGCAACAGAGAGATCGGTCAAAAAATTCACATATCCACCTATACTGTTAAAAGTCATATTCATAATATTATGGAGAAACTCGCACTACACACACGGTTGGAAATTGCAAACTATTCTTACACTGATGAAACACTAAAGACAATTACCAAAAGTATTTCGATGGTAAACAATTAG
- a CDS encoding ice-binding family protein, with amino-acid sequence MNKMKNYSKIWLIPLLLVMIMAGCEDRVGITSTLVIPYTVTLSSSPSAGGSTSGGGTFNTGSSVTVTATPNSGYTFTNWKENGVVVTSSISYQFSINGNRTLVANFTAVAPTQYTITLLSNPLAGGTTSGGGAFNSASSVTLTATPNAGYTFTNWTENGTAVSTNASYTFTISGNRTLVANFTAGSLTQYTITLSSNPSAGGTTNGGGTFNSGSSVTVTATTNAGYIFNNWTENGIVVTSSISYQFTIGGNRTLVANFTAVAPTQYTITLLSNPSAGGTTNGGGAFNSGSSVTVTATPNSGYTFTNWTENGNTVSTNASYTFTISGNRTLVANFASAGTGGQAPVNLGTAARFGLLSNSAITNIPTSAITGDIGISPGARSSITGFVLTPDASNTFSTSPEVTGKVFAANDAVPTPAMLIAAKNDAQVAYLDATAAVRGTPTPISGNINGLTLVPGLYESGTSIQISPGGFLYLDAQGNSNAVFVIRSATSITTEATSEVVLTNGAQAANIYWSAGSAVTLGTNSKMKGTIIASTSISLLTGARLDGRALIQGPAAGQVSLDHSIIVKP; translated from the coding sequence ATGAACAAAATGAAAAACTATTCTAAGATATGGTTAATTCCACTGCTACTGGTCATGATTATGGCGGGCTGCGAAGATAGAGTTGGAATCACTTCTACGCTGGTCATCCCTTATACAGTAACGCTATCATCAAGTCCATCGGCAGGCGGATCGACAAGTGGAGGCGGTACATTTAATACAGGCTCTTCAGTAACAGTAACCGCAACACCAAATTCTGGATATACATTTACAAATTGGAAAGAGAACGGAGTTGTGGTAACATCAAGTATAAGTTATCAGTTTTCTATAAATGGAAATAGAACACTCGTAGCGAACTTTACTGCTGTAGCTCCAACACAGTATACAATAACGCTATTATCAAATCCATTGGCAGGCGGAACGACAAGTGGAGGCGGTGCATTTAATTCAGCCTCTTCAGTAACACTAACCGCAACACCGAACGCTGGATATACATTTACAAATTGGACAGAGAACGGAACTGCTGTATCTACAAATGCCAGTTATACATTTACAATAAGTGGAAACAGAACATTAGTAGCGAACTTTACTGCTGGATCTTTAACACAGTATACAATAACGCTATCATCAAATCCATCGGCAGGCGGAACGACAAATGGAGGCGGTACATTTAATTCAGGCTCTTCAGTAACAGTAACCGCAACAACGAACGCTGGATATATATTTAATAACTGGACAGAGAACGGAATTGTGGTAACGTCAAGTATAAGTTATCAGTTTACTATAGGTGGAAATAGAACGCTTGTAGCGAACTTTACTGCTGTAGCTCCAACACAGTATACAATAACGCTATTATCAAATCCATCAGCAGGTGGAACGACAAATGGAGGCGGTGCATTTAATTCAGGCTCTTCGGTAACGGTAACCGCAACGCCAAATTCTGGATATACATTTACTAACTGGACAGAGAACGGAAATACTGTATCTACAAATGCAAGTTATACATTTACGATAAGTGGAAACAGAACATTAGTAGCGAACTTTGCTTCAGCAGGTACTGGAGGTCAAGCACCGGTCAATCTTGGAACAGCAGCACGGTTTGGGCTTCTGTCTAACTCAGCGATCACAAACATTCCGACTTCAGCAATTACCGGAGATATTGGTATAAGTCCTGGTGCAAGGTCGTCGATAACCGGATTTGTATTAACACCAGATGCCTCGAATACATTTTCGACATCACCTGAAGTGACTGGAAAAGTGTTTGCTGCTAACGATGCAGTTCCAACTCCTGCGATGTTAATTGCAGCTAAGAATGATGCGCAAGTCGCATATCTTGATGCCACAGCTGCCGTACGCGGAACCCCAACACCGATCTCAGGAAATATTAATGGACTTACACTCGTTCCCGGTCTTTATGAATCAGGAACTTCTATTCAAATATCTCCGGGTGGTTTTCTGTACTTAGATGCACAGGGTAATTCCAATGCTGTCTTCGTTATTCGCAGTGCTACTTCGATAACAACAGAGGCCACAAGTGAGGTTGTCTTAACAAATGGCGCACAGGCAGCGAACATTTACTGGTCGGCGGGATCTGCTGTCACTCTTGGTACAAACTCCAAGATGAAAGGAACAATCATCGCCAGTACTTCAATCTCGCTTTTGACAGGTGCAAGATTAGACGGAAGAGCGTTAATACAAGGGCCAGCAGCCGGACAGGTTTCTTTGGATCATAGTATAATTGTAAAACCATAA
- the kaiC gene encoding circadian clock protein KaiC: MKKNILKFQRKTLPKSPTSIQGLDEITGGGLPKGRPTLICGGAGCGKTLFAMEFLVRGATIYNEPGVFISFEESEKELIANVASLGFDLNGLIARKKILLEHIHIERGEIDQSGEYDLKGLFVRIHSAIESIGAKRVVLDTIESLFTALPNATVVRTELRRLFGWLKMKGVTTIVIGERGNGTLTRQGLEEYVSDCVILLDHRVNDQSSIRRLRIVKYRGSTHGTNEYPFLIDEDGFSVLPVTSLGLNNITSSERISTGIPRLDTMLSGKGYFRGSTVLVSGTAGTGKTSVAAQFVEAACKRGERVLYFAFEESPSQFMRNMSSIGIHLEPWVKKELLTFHATRPTLYGLEHHLTTSIKLINKVKPQIVVLDPIDAFVIGGNQTEVKIMLLRLVDFLKMRNITAFFASLTNTNDAQELTDISISSLIDTWLLLRDIEIGGERNRGLYVLKSRGMAHSNQIREFILTDHGIELLDVYVGPEGVLTGSARLSQEAKNDAEQLLRQQEIERKQFGLELKRAATDAHIVVLRSEFKEDESEALKIIEMEKSKNEMFALDQKKMAKSRKADTFVKKKA, translated from the coding sequence ATGAAAAAAAACATATTAAAATTTCAGCGAAAGACCCTTCCTAAATCCCCCACCAGTATTCAAGGTTTGGACGAAATCACCGGCGGAGGATTACCGAAAGGGAGACCGACGCTTATATGCGGGGGTGCGGGTTGCGGCAAGACTCTTTTTGCAATGGAGTTTCTCGTTCGCGGTGCGACTATTTACAATGAACCTGGTGTTTTTATTTCGTTCGAGGAATCTGAAAAAGAACTCATTGCAAACGTTGCTTCTTTGGGGTTCGATTTGAATGGACTTATAGCACGAAAAAAGATTTTGCTTGAACATATTCACATTGAGCGAGGTGAAATTGACCAGAGCGGTGAATATGATTTAAAAGGTTTGTTCGTCCGCATCCATAGTGCAATTGAAAGCATTGGAGCTAAGCGTGTTGTACTGGATACTATTGAATCACTCTTTACAGCGCTGCCAAATGCTACTGTTGTACGCACAGAACTGCGACGGTTATTCGGCTGGTTGAAAATGAAAGGTGTTACAACAATAGTAATTGGAGAACGAGGCAATGGCACATTAACACGTCAGGGTTTGGAAGAGTACGTTTCCGATTGTGTCATTCTGCTCGATCATCGCGTGAACGATCAATCATCTATACGACGATTGCGTATTGTTAAATATCGCGGCTCAACGCACGGTACAAACGAATATCCTTTTTTAATTGATGAAGATGGTTTTTCTGTTCTGCCTGTCACTTCGCTGGGATTGAATAACATTACATCCAGCGAAAGAATTTCCACCGGTATTCCACGACTGGATACAATGCTCTCCGGTAAAGGTTACTTTCGCGGCAGTACAGTGCTTGTTTCAGGTACAGCCGGTACCGGCAAGACAAGTGTTGCAGCGCAATTTGTTGAAGCAGCATGTAAGCGTGGGGAACGCGTTCTTTATTTTGCTTTCGAAGAATCCCCGAGTCAGTTTATGCGCAATATGTCTTCAATTGGAATACACTTAGAACCGTGGGTGAAAAAAGAATTGCTCACCTTTCATGCAACGCGTCCAACTCTCTATGGATTGGAACATCATCTAACGACTTCTATCAAATTAATTAATAAAGTTAAACCGCAAATAGTTGTTCTGGATCCTATTGATGCATTCGTGATTGGAGGGAACCAAACTGAAGTAAAAATAATGTTACTGCGTCTTGTGGATTTTTTGAAGATGAGGAATATCACTGCATTCTTTGCAAGTCTTACCAACACAAATGATGCCCAGGAACTTACAGATATATCAATATCATCACTAATAGACACATGGCTGCTTCTGCGTGATATTGAAATTGGCGGTGAACGCAACAGAGGACTGTATGTTCTTAAATCTCGAGGTATGGCGCATTCCAATCAGATCCGTGAGTTCATACTTACCGACCACGGAATTGAATTGCTTGATGTCTATGTTGGTCCGGAAGGCGTATTGACGGGCTCGGCTCGATTATCACAAGAAGCGAAAAACGATGCTGAACAATTATTGCGTCAACAAGAAATTGAACGCAAACAATTTGGTCTAGAGCTTAAACGTGCGGCAACGGATGCTCATATTGTAGTTTTACGATCTGAATTTAAAGAAGATGAATCAGAAGCACTAAAGATTATTGAGATGGAAAAATCAAAAAATGAAATGTTCGCACTAGATCAGAAAAAAATGGCAAAGAGTAGAAAGGCAGATACATTCGTAAAGAAAAAAGCATGA
- a CDS encoding ABC transporter permease: MEKIILQQSQNLHHEEEIIPESFSEGISYSIFKKFFLEVSSIAIFTLRFFKEVFKPPYEFNELLKQFFLVGYKSLPLVAITGFIIGLVLTIQSRPTLVKFGAESLLPAMVAVSIIREIGPAVTALIFAGKVGSGIGAELASMNVTEQIDAMKVSGTNPFKYLVVTRVLSATLMLPVLVVFADAIGLLGSFVGVNLKGNVSFYLFFSQVFQSLEFKDLFPAFIKTFFFGFAIGLIGSYKGYNSNKGTEGVGKAANSAVVFASLMVFVIDVIAVQITSLFQN; the protein is encoded by the coding sequence ATGGAAAAAATAATTTTACAGCAGTCCCAAAATCTACACCACGAAGAAGAAATCATTCCTGAATCGTTTTCTGAGGGTATCTCTTATTCAATATTTAAAAAATTCTTTTTAGAAGTATCTTCAATTGCAATTTTTACCCTACGCTTTTTCAAAGAAGTATTTAAACCTCCGTATGAGTTTAATGAACTATTGAAACAATTTTTTCTTGTTGGTTACAAGTCACTTCCTTTAGTTGCTATAACGGGATTTATAATTGGACTTGTACTTACAATTCAATCAAGACCAACTTTAGTAAAGTTTGGAGCTGAATCGTTATTACCTGCAATGGTAGCAGTTTCAATTATAAGGGAAATAGGACCGGCAGTAACTGCGCTAATCTTTGCCGGAAAAGTTGGATCTGGAATCGGTGCAGAACTGGCATCAATGAATGTAACCGAACAAATTGATGCAATGAAGGTATCAGGCACTAATCCGTTTAAATATCTAGTTGTTACAAGGGTACTTTCTGCAACGTTGATGCTTCCAGTATTGGTAGTTTTTGCCGATGCAATTGGTTTATTAGGTTCATTTGTCGGCGTAAACTTAAAAGGAAATGTAAGCTTTTATTTATTTTTTTCGCAGGTATTCCAAAGTCTCGAATTTAAAGATCTGTTTCCTGCTTTCATCAAAACATTTTTCTTCGGATTTGCAATTGGACTTATAGGAAGTTATAAAGGATATAATTCCAATAAGGGAACCGAAGGAGTTGGAAAAGCCGCTAACTCAGCAGTAGTGTTTGCATCCCTAATGGTTTTTGTAATTGATGTAATTGCAGTACAAATTACAAGTTTGTTCCAAAATTAA